The following are from one region of the Pseudohongiella spirulinae genome:
- a CDS encoding amidase produces MSKHWIATLVAGLILGLNTTAGQANDEWLELSVPDIMAMFDSGQLSSETLTRFYLQRISEIDQQSGINAITTINPDALDDARQADEQRRTGGTSGALHGIPVLIKDNVDVAGLATTAGSLALKNNIAQTDAFLVQQLRAAGAIILAKTNMAEWAFSPNVTVSSAAGITRNPYNLQHTPAGSSGGTGAGVSANFAVAGIGTDTGNSIRGPSSHNGLVGIRSTMGLVSRMGIVPLYLRNDIAGPMARTVTDAAIMLQAIADIDDTDPASVHRPDVLPTDYVNALDADSLRGARIGVMGYYRRQGSIDAEILGLFDQAVEDMRSLGAIIIEDFSIPDFELLIQNNWCNTFEIDVNHYLSTQTQAFATHSLTEVIESGLYLPGIADSLQGMQAGAQSSADCPDLFNHARNNTFRAAVLDAMRTYSVDAIVYPTWSFPPRRIGDNSSPAGDNSQHIAPHTGLPAITVPMGFAGPGLPAGISLIGHLFSEAKLIGFAYSYEQATQHRRTPVLPDSKAAQSD; encoded by the coding sequence ATGTCAAAACACTGGATTGCGACGCTGGTAGCCGGGCTGATACTGGGACTCAACACCACAGCTGGCCAGGCCAATGATGAATGGCTGGAACTGTCGGTTCCTGACATCATGGCGATGTTTGACAGCGGCCAATTGAGTAGTGAGACTCTCACCCGCTTCTATCTGCAGCGTATCAGCGAAATCGACCAGCAGAGCGGCATCAATGCCATTACAACGATCAACCCCGACGCGCTGGACGATGCCCGACAAGCCGACGAACAGCGCCGGACTGGTGGCACGTCAGGAGCACTGCATGGCATTCCGGTGCTGATCAAAGACAATGTCGACGTCGCCGGACTGGCAACCACGGCCGGCTCCCTGGCCTTAAAAAACAATATCGCCCAAACTGACGCTTTTCTGGTTCAGCAATTGCGGGCTGCAGGCGCTATCATCTTAGCCAAGACCAATATGGCTGAATGGGCGTTCAGCCCGAATGTGACGGTCAGTTCGGCAGCGGGCATTACCCGTAACCCCTACAATCTGCAACACACGCCGGCAGGCTCCAGCGGCGGGACCGGGGCAGGTGTCTCAGCAAATTTTGCGGTAGCTGGTATAGGCACGGACACCGGCAACTCAATTCGGGGCCCCTCCTCTCATAACGGCCTGGTCGGCATACGCAGCACCATGGGCCTGGTCAGCCGCATGGGAATCGTCCCGCTGTATCTTCGCAACGACATCGCCGGACCAATGGCTCGCACTGTTACTGATGCTGCCATTATGCTGCAGGCTATTGCAGACATCGATGACACCGATCCGGCAAGCGTCCACAGACCTGATGTTCTGCCGACCGACTATGTAAATGCGCTGGACGCCGACAGCCTGCGAGGTGCCCGCATTGGCGTTATGGGCTACTACCGGCGTCAGGGATCAATTGATGCGGAAATTCTTGGGCTGTTTGATCAGGCCGTGGAAGACATGAGAAGTCTGGGCGCCATCATTATCGAGGATTTCAGCATTCCAGATTTTGAATTATTGATTCAGAACAACTGGTGCAACACTTTTGAAATCGACGTGAATCATTACCTGAGTACTCAAACACAGGCCTTTGCCACCCACTCGCTGACAGAAGTCATCGAGTCTGGTCTGTATTTACCGGGAATCGCCGACAGTTTGCAGGGAATGCAAGCCGGTGCACAATCGTCTGCCGACTGCCCGGACCTGTTTAATCATGCTCGCAACAACACCTTCAGAGCAGCCGTGCTTGATGCCATGCGGACTTATAGTGTTGATGCCATCGTCTACCCGACGTGGAGTTTTCCACCACGCCGTATCGGCGATAACAGTAGTCCCGCCGGAGATAACAGCCAACATATCGCCCCGCACACCGGACTGCCCGCCATCACCGTCCCCATGGGTTTTGCCGGCCCCGGATTGCCAGCCGGCATCAGTCTGATCGGCCACTTGTTCAGCGAGGCAAAGCTGATCGGTTTTGCTTACAGTTATGAGCAGGCCACACAACACCGCAGGACTCCAGTGCTGCCTGATTCAAAAGCAGCTCAGTCAGACTGA
- a CDS encoding phosphate acyltransferase, producing the protein MESGVATRPIEDLDAYRNKLSAYVNSSRLFMQPNIDLAKKHPARIVYAEGENDDVLLAMQAVVDEGVAKPILIGRPQVIAEKIERIGLRLEPGRDFKVFNSEEADVHKRYWQFYHEHVGRSGVSVEAAKNAVHTNTTVLAALMVALGEADGMVCGKVGRFDSHLRDIRPIIRSTKPGARLSSICVLLMDDGPLFLADPFVNVDPTENEIIEIAKDAVKFVQQSFDIEPVVALLSHSNFGTYEDASALKMKSAAHRLRMEMPEVQIDGEMHSFSALNPELRATVFEGANIKGRANVLIMPNMDAASIALGLLRSLTNARLIGPFLNGLEKPAHILIPSVSGRGILNLTALASADIYQRNQSSSV; encoded by the coding sequence ATGGAAAGTGGTGTGGCAACACGACCGATTGAAGATCTGGATGCCTACCGGAACAAGCTGAGCGCCTATGTAAACAGCAGTCGCCTGTTCATGCAGCCGAATATTGATCTGGCTAAAAAACACCCGGCACGTATTGTTTATGCGGAAGGTGAAAATGATGATGTGCTGCTTGCCATGCAGGCTGTCGTAGATGAAGGTGTTGCCAAACCAATCCTGATCGGGCGTCCCCAGGTCATCGCAGAGAAAATTGAACGTATTGGTCTGCGCCTCGAGCCGGGCCGGGACTTTAAGGTGTTTAACTCGGAAGAAGCCGATGTGCATAAACGCTATTGGCAGTTCTACCACGAACATGTGGGCCGCTCAGGTGTCTCCGTGGAGGCTGCCAAGAATGCTGTTCATACCAATACAACGGTTTTGGCGGCACTGATGGTGGCACTGGGAGAAGCTGATGGTATGGTGTGCGGCAAGGTCGGCCGTTTTGATTCACATTTGCGTGACATCCGCCCCATCATCCGTTCTACGAAGCCCGGTGCCAGACTGTCTTCTATCTGTGTCCTGCTGATGGACGATGGGCCGCTGTTTCTAGCCGATCCTTTTGTCAATGTGGATCCAACAGAAAATGAGATTATCGAGATTGCCAAAGACGCTGTTAAATTTGTCCAGCAGTCCTTTGATATCGAACCTGTTGTGGCTCTGCTTTCACATTCAAACTTTGGCACTTACGAAGATGCTTCGGCGTTAAAAATGAAAAGTGCCGCGCACCGCCTGCGTATGGAAATGCCTGAGGTGCAGATTGATGGTGAAATGCATTCTTTTTCAGCATTGAATCCGGAGCTGCGTGCCACGGTATTTGAAGGGGCAAATATCAAGGGTCGGGCCAATGTTCTGATTATGCCTAACATGGATGCTGCCAGTATTGCGCTGGGACTGCTGCGTTCGCTGACCAATGCACGTTTGATAGGCCCTTTCCTCAATGGCCTGGAAAAACCAGCGCACATCCTGATTCCGTCTGTTTCTGGTCGCGGTATTCTGAACCTGACAGCACTGGCATCTGCGGATATCTACCAGCGCAATCAAAGCAGCTCAGTCTGA
- a CDS encoding alpha/beta fold hydrolase, with amino-acid sequence MLSDRVLTGLRRPLLGVAAIILSVSAVAQQTFTPPDEAPSDWGPVSMMMEEIAYPHPVEFMPIRHFGQDGVMAYMDVAPTGPANGQNVMLFHGMNFGGIGFAPTIDELAAAGFRVIIPDRVGYGKSSKLDIPYNLHIFASDSKKLLEHLGVEKTAIVGHSMGGMLAARFTMTYPETTTHMVLVNQIGMTDQRQSRPWRDVHEAAEGVRTGTTYRSILANHMRYYNTEIKPEYLDFVRLQYGQTLIDEWPMLARVRAWQQAILYFDPVVYDWQHISTKALVLGGQDDRLSPGFAELSQHIADTLQNADIHQYPGIGHNPHFEYPEQYHRDLIAFLRSDPDTAATDW; translated from the coding sequence ATGTTATCAGATCGTGTGCTTACCGGCTTGCGTCGGCCGCTTTTAGGCGTCGCTGCAATTATTTTGAGTGTTAGTGCCGTCGCCCAACAAACATTCACTCCGCCGGATGAGGCGCCATCTGACTGGGGTCCGGTTTCCATGATGATGGAAGAAATCGCCTACCCGCACCCCGTCGAATTCATGCCGATCCGCCATTTTGGTCAAGATGGTGTGATGGCTTATATGGACGTGGCTCCGACAGGTCCGGCGAACGGGCAGAATGTTATGTTGTTTCACGGCATGAACTTTGGCGGAATCGGGTTTGCGCCAACCATTGATGAACTGGCGGCGGCTGGTTTTCGCGTGATCATTCCTGACCGCGTGGGTTACGGCAAATCGTCCAAACTGGATATCCCCTACAACCTGCACATCTTTGCGTCGGATTCAAAAAAGCTGCTTGAGCATCTCGGCGTGGAAAAAACCGCGATTGTCGGGCATTCCATGGGAGGCATGCTGGCAGCACGTTTCACCATGACTTATCCGGAAACAACCACGCACATGGTGCTGGTCAATCAGATTGGCATGACAGATCAGCGACAATCGCGCCCCTGGCGAGATGTACATGAGGCCGCTGAAGGTGTGAGAACGGGCACGACTTATCGCTCCATCCTGGCTAATCATATGCGCTACTACAACACTGAAATCAAGCCGGAATATCTGGATTTCGTGCGGCTCCAGTATGGTCAGACGCTGATCGATGAATGGCCCATGCTGGCGCGTGTGCGCGCCTGGCAGCAGGCTATTCTGTATTTTGATCCGGTGGTTTATGACTGGCAGCACATCAGCACCAAGGCGCTGGTGCTGGGCGGTCAGGATGACCGACTGAGCCCCGGATTTGCAGAGTTGTCCCAGCATATTGCTGATACGCTGCAGAATGCTGACATCCATCAGTATCCAGGCATCGGGCACAATCCGCACTTTGAATATCCGGAGCAGTACCACAGAGATCTGATTGCATTTTTGCGCTCAGATCCGGATACGGCAGCGACAGATTGGTAG
- a CDS encoding potassium/proton antiporter translates to MDFVSINSLFLIGALLVGFSVLVSALSSRLGIPILVIFLGVGILAGEEGLGGILFNDYSLAFFASNLALAIILFDGGMRTRVATFKVALGPALSLATIGVVITAALTGVVAAWLFELSLLQGLLIGAIVGSTDAAAVFSLLGSRHINERVRATLEIESGSNDPMAIFLTVALIGMLAQVQQADPPTAIDFALQLVQQFGLGIVFGLAGGWALLRIVNYSTLANGLYPLLAVSGGLLVFSITNYSGGSGFLAIYLCGLFLGNRPLRSRVSILSVLDGLAWLSQIGMFLVLGLLLTPSELLPVALPGLLLALWMILVARPLAVMLSLMMFSRFKMRERWYISWLGLRGAVPIILAVYPVMAGLPDAQLYFNLAFFVVLVSLVVQGSSIPLATRLAKVQIPAQPQPISRAGLEIHPTSEWELFVYRLGSEKWCIGKELRGLRMPEGTRIAALFRGHELLHPTGSTRLLADDILCIVGHEHDLPALGKLFSQAPTRGMDDWFFGDFILDAAARIADLVPVYGLHPDPSALDQTIGEFLQRRMGGKPVLGDQLEWQGFVWTVAAMDERGIKRVGMKLAS, encoded by the coding sequence ATGGACTTTGTGTCCATTAACAGTCTGTTTCTGATTGGTGCTTTGCTGGTCGGATTCAGTGTTCTGGTCAGTGCATTGTCGTCGCGCCTGGGGATACCCATTCTGGTGATATTCCTGGGTGTCGGCATTCTCGCCGGTGAGGAAGGCCTCGGCGGCATTCTGTTTAACGACTATTCTCTTGCTTTTTTCGCCAGTAACCTCGCGCTCGCCATTATTCTGTTTGATGGTGGTATGCGAACCCGTGTCGCCACTTTTAAAGTGGCACTTGGCCCAGCACTGTCATTGGCAACCATCGGCGTAGTCATCACCGCTGCTCTGACAGGTGTGGTTGCGGCCTGGTTATTTGAGTTAAGTCTGCTGCAGGGGTTGTTAATCGGGGCCATAGTTGGCTCTACGGATGCGGCTGCGGTATTCTCATTGCTGGGTAGCCGACATATCAATGAACGGGTGCGGGCAACGCTGGAAATTGAATCGGGCAGCAACGATCCGATGGCAATATTTCTGACCGTAGCGCTGATCGGTATGCTGGCGCAGGTTCAGCAAGCTGACCCTCCCACCGCCATCGATTTTGCCTTGCAATTGGTTCAGCAGTTTGGTCTGGGCATTGTGTTCGGTCTGGCCGGTGGCTGGGCACTGCTAAGGATTGTCAATTATTCAACATTGGCGAACGGTCTCTATCCATTACTGGCGGTCAGCGGTGGGCTGCTGGTCTTCTCGATAACCAATTATTCAGGTGGAAGTGGCTTCCTGGCCATTTATTTGTGTGGGCTCTTTCTGGGAAACAGACCATTGCGCAGCCGGGTCTCGATTCTCAGTGTGCTGGATGGCCTGGCCTGGCTCAGTCAGATTGGTATGTTTCTGGTGCTTGGACTGCTGCTCACGCCCAGTGAGCTGCTGCCGGTTGCCTTGCCTGGATTACTGCTGGCGTTGTGGATGATTCTGGTTGCGCGGCCACTGGCGGTGATGCTCAGTTTGATGATGTTCAGTCGCTTCAAGATGCGCGAGCGCTGGTATATCTCATGGCTGGGACTGAGGGGTGCGGTACCGATTATTCTGGCGGTTTATCCGGTGATGGCCGGACTGCCGGATGCACAGCTTTATTTCAATCTGGCATTTTTTGTTGTCCTGGTGTCCCTGGTGGTGCAGGGCTCGTCAATACCGTTAGCGACCCGACTGGCAAAAGTTCAGATTCCGGCACAACCGCAACCCATTTCGCGCGCGGGGCTGGAAATTCATCCGACCAGTGAATGGGAGTTGTTCGTCTATCGGCTGGGTTCGGAAAAGTGGTGCATTGGTAAAGAGTTACGCGGTTTACGAATGCCGGAAGGGACCCGCATTGCCGCGCTGTTCCGCGGCCACGAGTTGTTACACCCTACCGGCAGTACGCGACTTCTGGCCGATGACATTCTCTGCATAGTTGGCCACGAACATGATTTGCCCGCTCTGGGTAAACTGTTCAGCCAGGCACCGACACGCGGTATGGACGACTGGTTTTTCGGAGACTTCATTCTTGACGCCGCCGCGCGAATTGCGGATCTGGTGCCGGTATATGGTCTGCACCCGGATCCATCCGCGCTCGACCAGACCATCGGCGAATTTCTGCAGCGCCGAATGGGTGGTAAACCGGTCCTGGGTGATCAGCTGGAGTGGCAGGGGTTTGTATGGACAGTTGCCGCCATGGATGAGCGGGGCATAAAGCGCGTGGGTATGAAACTGGCGAGCTAA
- a CDS encoding adenylosuccinate synthase: MGKSVVVLGTQWGDEGKGKIVDLLTEQAAVVTRFQGGHNAGHTLVIGGKKTVLHLIPSGVLRDGVTCVIGNGVVVSLEALMKEIAALEAQGVPVRERLKISGASPVILPSHVALDQAREQRLGSGKIGTTGRGIGPAYEDKVARRGIRLGELFNTEHFAARLKEVMEFHNFMLTQYYNAEAVDYDQTLSQCLDYAEQIRPMLADTVELIHEHRKAGDNLMFEGAQGSLLDIDHGTYPFVTSSNTTAGGTATGSGYGPLYLDYVLGITKAYTTRVGSGPFPTELFDEVGAHLADVGMEKGATTGRARRCGWFDAAAVKLAIRINSVSGICLTKLDVLDGLETIKVCVGYEGQDESQNGLMTVDRYESLRPVYVELPGWKESTVGVRSLEALPENARAYIRYIEQAIEAPVDIISTGPDRDETIVLRHPFQS, from the coding sequence ATGGGTAAAAGCGTTGTTGTTTTAGGCACACAATGGGGTGACGAAGGTAAAGGTAAAATTGTTGACCTGCTGACTGAACAGGCGGCGGTCGTCACTCGCTTCCAGGGTGGTCACAATGCCGGGCATACGCTGGTGATCGGTGGCAAAAAGACGGTTCTGCACCTGATTCCGTCCGGCGTTTTGCGTGATGGCGTTACCTGTGTGATCGGCAATGGCGTGGTGGTCAGCCTGGAAGCCCTGATGAAAGAAATTGCTGCGCTCGAAGCGCAGGGTGTGCCGGTTCGTGAGCGGCTGAAAATCAGCGGTGCCAGTCCGGTCATTCTGCCATCCCATGTCGCTTTGGATCAGGCACGTGAGCAGAGATTGGGCTCCGGTAAAATTGGCACCACGGGTCGGGGTATCGGCCCGGCCTATGAGGATAAGGTTGCGCGCCGTGGCATTCGTCTGGGTGAATTGTTTAATACGGAACATTTTGCTGCCCGTCTCAAAGAGGTCATGGAGTTCCATAACTTCATGCTGACCCAATACTATAATGCCGAAGCCGTTGATTATGATCAGACGCTGAGTCAGTGTCTGGACTATGCTGAACAGATCCGTCCAATGCTGGCAGACACTGTGGAGCTGATTCACGAACATCGTAAAGCCGGCGACAACCTGATGTTTGAAGGTGCCCAGGGGTCGTTGCTGGATATCGACCACGGCACTTATCCGTTTGTCACGTCTTCTAACACCACCGCTGGAGGCACAGCAACCGGCAGTGGTTATGGGCCACTGTATCTGGATTATGTACTCGGTATTACCAAGGCTTACACGACGCGGGTTGGTTCAGGTCCTTTCCCGACAGAACTATTCGACGAAGTGGGTGCGCATCTTGCGGATGTGGGCATGGAAAAAGGTGCGACGACTGGCCGCGCAAGACGCTGTGGCTGGTTTGATGCGGCGGCCGTAAAACTGGCTATTCGTATCAACAGTGTTTCCGGCATCTGTCTGACCAAGCTTGATGTACTGGACGGGCTGGAGACTATCAAGGTCTGCGTTGGATATGAAGGACAGGATGAAAGTCAGAACGGTCTGATGACTGTGGATCGTTATGAAAGCCTGCGGCCGGTTTATGTGGAATTGCCAGGCTGGAAGGAGTCCACGGTTGGCGTGCGCTCACTTGAGGCTTTGCCCGAGAATGCCCGAGCTTATATCCGGTATATTGAGCAGGCCATTGAGGCGCCAGTTGACATTATCTCGACCGGACCGGATCGTGATGAAACCATTGTTTTGCGCCACCCTTTCCAAAGCTGA